aagaggtgcaacacaaagACTTctcaggaggtcacccatcctagcactactctcgcccaagcacgcttaactgcggagttctgatgggatccggtggtATAATTAACATGCTCTCTCGTACAACATACCTATCGTGTCTCCCAAAGCAAAGCTTTTCCTCTCGCATTAGTTTCGATCCTCGGAATATGTTAGATGGCTGCCATCAATGGCGGAGCCAGGACCCTAGGTTAGAGGTTGTGAATTATTTAACTACAACGGATAATTctgattatataaatataaataatagcatgacatagttatttttattttattcttgtataaattaattaaaaactatttatAATTCTTCTTGTACAACTTACGTAATATGGTGGCAACATTACATCTTTAATCTCTTAACTTAATTTCATAAAACGATTGAGTTCTATATTTTCTTTACgtcatttttgtctttttagtCATTCATCTATGTTTTTACGTGATTTTTTAAGCTTTAATCTATGATTTTCTTTTATggcataaaatatattattatgattgaacgcgaacaaagaaagaaaattataaatttgaagtttgaaatttatatccaaatataaaaaatgactaaaatgttagaataaaaaaaattaaaaactaaaaagttaactgaaattaagttaaagaggatacaaatatttttggtgtcgacttttcataatacacccaatatccttatttttttagcagtaaaaatcttttattaacaaattcaccatagcataagacatttttttagtataaaaaatattttattaacaaattcaccataatatatttttgggaCATAAATTAGACATACGCGTTTGTCTGGCCCGCTGGTATATATAATTTGCATAATATCGTTGATATGTAAAGGAAAGATGCTACAATTTTCAGCACCTCTAACGTAAAGACTACAATCAAGTGTGGCTCCGCAACTTGCAAGCTTTTTCTATGTTCTTCATCTCTATAGTTTTCTTTGACTTTTTATCAATTCTGTTTGTGTCCAACTTCCCCTCCCCAATGTTTCTTCTGCACATCATGGCTTTTACGGTTGTCTTAGTTATCGATAAGGTGAGACTTCCTTTACCCTTTCATAATTTGAGAGTATTTACCCATCAACCGATGATAAAGGTTCTTTTGCACCAAATATTATGGACAAAATAATAGTATTGCTGATGGGACGGATTCAAAGGGGGGCAAGTCGTGGCCAAGGCCCCCCTCCCCCTCATacatgtatataatatatatattattatgtctCAATTATCTATTTATAACACTTTAGTTTAGTATTATGAATTATACTAtggtaaaaataaatgacaaacataaaacatatttgaggacCAAACTAACAAAGGAAAGATAAATCCGAAAATCAAAATGactaacaaaaaatatgtttaaggctcaaaataattgttcttatttCCGGCCCCCGTACAAtaagtttctggatccgtcTCTGCTGATGCTGATGGTAAAGTGATGGTTCAAGAGACATGCAATTAGTATTTGAAGcactttatttaattcttttacGTATAGCTTTAGTTGACACCACTTATAAAATTATGGATTTTTTACCTTTAGATTATTTGCGTATcttctataaataaaaaaaaagtaactaagccactaggtttggtttagtggtgaggggtttggttgTATATACATTATTCGATCCCCAGCACAtagtaaaccaaaaaaaaaaaagtaactgtTTGTCCGCTCACTGGATATAGGCCGTCGTCCGATCTTAAATAAATGGTTTAGATTTAATACGGCGTGCAACTGTGGGATTAATTAATGCAGAGAATCCCACTCCTATTTCAACTTATCCcctattcaaaataaaaaacgacACACATGACACAACACACCCGTTACTTTACTACCGCTACAAAGCAGTTCGTTTTTCCTTCTTCACACAGAAGCACCATTTTTACCAACCAACCAAATCCTCGTACGTTACATCACAAAACAATTCCCAATTAATCCAATCCAATAACAAAATGTTCCGCATAAGCAACACATTGGTTGGTACCTTAAACATACTAACCTTATTGTTATCACTCTCTGCCTTGGGTGGTTCTGCCTACATTCACTTCCACAAAACCGACTGCCTCAAAGTGTTGATGTATCCTCTCCTCTTCGGCGCCGTCTTCATTTTCGTCGTATCGGTTCTCGGAATAACTGGTTCAATGTTCCGTATTAATGAGGCTCTATATGCATACCTTCTTGCCACTTTCTTTATTATACTGGGCTTCATGTTGTTTACTGTTTTTGCATTGTTTGTCACTAATGGTCAAAAGTTGTCTCATAAAGGAATTCGGGAGTATAGAGTTGCGGATTTTTCCCTTTGGTTGCAACAATATGTTATTAATGACAAAAATTGGAATGATATTAAGACTTGTTTGGTGGGTGTAGGTTTCTGTCAACGGAATCACTCCGTAGTCGCGCAGGTTAGTTATACTTccttatttgatttttaactACAGGAAATATAATgttgaacctttttttttttcttcggaCAATACACAAGTGATAGATACTTGGAtttcggacaataccaaaaaataaaatatcatagcGCATaagaattaatatatttattttggacAGAAAATACCATATGATATGTGCATCAACACCAAGCATGATTCTAAATTGTGATTATAGTTCTGATTGTAGTTACACTGCAAATCTTGATGTTGTTGTCCAGACAATGCAACTGAAATTCTGGCTGCGCCAGTTGAGGACTACAATGTGAATCACAGTTGCGTATATAAAAtaatggttttgtttttgtattttaaataaCAGATTGGATGTTGTAAACCACCTTTGCAATGTGGATTCACAATGAAAAATGCAACATTCTGGGAAGTACCGAAAACAGGTCCATTAGTGAACGATACAGATTGCAGGACATGGAAAAATAGGCAGGACAAGCTATGTTACGATTGCAATTCATGCAAAGGAGAAGTGCTTGCCAACATAAGGAACCAATGGAGATATCTCACTATATTCAATGTTTGTGTGCTTATACTTCTCACTACCATATATGTCTTAGGTTGCTATGCCATCAGGAACAATCGAATAGACCAACATTTGGAGTACCATCCATACGGAATCACccattatatataatattgtaaTTTGACTGATCTTGAAATTAAGCTTGTATGTGTTGCGACAGTTTTTAAAATATCTGATTTGGTGTACACAATGTTGAGActtgtaatttaatttgtttatgtctctctgtttttgtttattttattttatatgtctaacatttatttttatatattaataaaaaaatatggtcaaactAGATTATGTGAACAGTGTACATGGTCAATTTGCGACAGGTAAAAAGGAATGGatggagtatatatataaataaaagacaaattaagagtaaacaaaaaacacaatGAGAGCAATAGAAATGCAGACAAATAGGCTCAGTGCAATCATTTATCCAACACctatcttatttttaaaaatcataatcTCCATTAGCATACCTGCCTCATAACTCTCTTTCAATTGAGATAATCATTACTGGGGAAGAATTGTTATGGCCTACGCAAGCATGGCTAATTCTTGTTCGTAGATAATTCACTATCATCTTTTTGCATACGTCCAGTTCTAGGAATCGTTATTTTATTTGCAATTCTTGTATTTTCTGGAAATCCTAGACGTTTCTAGTACGTATAAGACATCTAGAAACCATGTTATTCCAAATGTAAGTTACAACGGAGGAAAAGCCGTTACAGATGGTCTGAATATTAATAGCATCTATAATTAAAATTCTCAAAGACAGTGAACAGAAGATAAGATAAAAGAGGTGCAATGTAGTTTAATGACATAACAGTGGAATAATCGATGGGATTGACAATTTCTTTCAATGATGACAATGAATGCAGAAAACAAAGTCAGTTACTGGGAAATTTAGTGTGGCAGAGCTGTGGATTGATTTGCAGCAATTTACAAAGTTCACACTAGGCATGTGGTAGAAGAAGGATACATTTATAGCAGAATGAACACAGAAGAAGTGGTAATTAGAGATTACAACTTTGTGTCCATTGTCCATAAAAAAACAATGCTCTTATTCAAGGTTTCACTCTATTGGCAATCAGAGAGAGAAACTCCAATTGAGGTTTTATTATTAAAGATACACAATGGGATACAAGGGGAAGGTTTTTATACCCATTATTCTGCAATGTAATTGTAACAGACAAACTAACAGCTAGCAAAAACCAAT
This portion of the Trifolium pratense cultivar HEN17-A07 linkage group LG3, ARS_RC_1.1, whole genome shotgun sequence genome encodes:
- the LOC123914931 gene encoding tetraspanin-11-like, whose translation is MFRISNTLVGTLNILTLLLSLSALGGSAYIHFHKTDCLKVLMYPLLFGAVFIFVVSVLGITGSMFRINEALYAYLLATFFIILGFMLFTVFALFVTNGQKLSHKGIREYRVADFSLWLQQYVINDKNWNDIKTCLVGVGFCQRNHSVVAQIGCCKPPLQCGFTMKNATFWEVPKTGPLVNDTDCRTWKNRQDKLCYDCNSCKGEVLANIRNQWRYLTIFNVCVLILLTTIYVLGCYAIRNNRIDQHLEYHPYGITHYI